From a single Lolium rigidum isolate FL_2022 chromosome 7, APGP_CSIRO_Lrig_0.1, whole genome shotgun sequence genomic region:
- the LOC124679227 gene encoding uncharacterized protein LOC124679227 isoform X4 — protein sequence MGLGIRAVEESRRRRGFRGAREALFLLRRPRAKAKFMGMNGWAGSLVQNNMQELSMQNNVANYAVLHQNDFQGRIKHRQDRRVNYRQQRCQEALQQVPCLTISPASEPLHQTL from the exons ATGGGTCTGGGAATCAGGGCAGTAGAAGAAAGCCGCCGGAGGCGCGGTTTCCGCGGTGCTCGGGAAGCTTTGTTCTTGCTCCGGCGGCCACGGGCCAAAGCGAAGTTCATGGGGATGAATGGATGGGCTGGTAGCCTG GTGCAAAATAATATGCAGGAACTCAGTATGCAAAACAATGTGGCAAACTATGCGGTCTTGCACCAAAATGATTTTCA AGGCAGGATAAAGCACAGGCAAGACAGAAGAGTAAATTACCGCCAACAGAGGTGTCAGGAAGCTCTTCAACAGGTCCCTTGCCTAACCATATCTCCCGCCTCCGAGCCTCTACATCAGACATTATAG
- the LOC124679227 gene encoding uncharacterized protein LOC124679227 isoform X1 → MGLGIRAVEESRRRRGFRGAREALFLLRRPRAKAKFMGMNGWAGSLVRCKIICRNSVCKTMWQTMRSCTKMIFSKQPWATKTNSMVKVKKKKNARNACEHMLSADGKTLRKRSRGRIKHRQDRRVNYRQQRCQEALQQVPCLTISPASEPLHQTL, encoded by the exons ATGGGTCTGGGAATCAGGGCAGTAGAAGAAAGCCGCCGGAGGCGCGGTTTCCGCGGTGCTCGGGAAGCTTTGTTCTTGCTCCGGCGGCCACGGGCCAAAGCGAAGTTCATGGGGATGAATGGATGGGCTGGTAGCCTGGTACG GTGCAAAATAATATGCAGGAACTCAGTATGCAAAACAATGTGGCAAACTATGCGGTCTTGCACCAAAATGATTTTCAGTAAGCAGCCATGGGCAACTAAG ACTAATTCCATGGTGAAAGTGAAGAAAAAAAAGAATGCAAGGAATGCGTGTGAGCATATGCTCTCAGCTGATGGCAAAACGCTGCGTAAAAGATCAAG AGGCAGGATAAAGCACAGGCAAGACAGAAGAGTAAATTACCGCCAACAGAGGTGTCAGGAAGCTCTTCAACAGGTCCCTTGCCTAACCATATCTCCCGCCTCCGAGCCTCTACATCAGACATTATAG
- the LOC124679227 gene encoding uncharacterized protein LOC124679227 isoform X5 produces the protein MDGLVAWCKIICRNSVCKTMWQTMRSCTKMIFSKQPWATKRQDKAQARQKSKLPPTEVSGSSSTGPLPNHISRLRASTSDIIGRTTV, from the exons ATGGATGGGCTGGTAGCCTG GTGCAAAATAATATGCAGGAACTCAGTATGCAAAACAATGTGGCAAACTATGCGGTCTTGCACCAAAATGATTTTCAGTAAGCAGCCATGGGCAACTAAG AGGCAGGATAAAGCACAGGCAAGACAGAAGAGTAAATTACCGCCAACAGAGGTGTCAGGAAGCTCTTCAACAGGTCCCTTGCCTAACCATATCTCCCGCCTCCGAGCCTCTACATCAGACATTATAGGCAGGACAACAGTGTAG
- the LOC124679227 gene encoding uncharacterized protein LOC124679227 isoform X3, protein MGLGIRAVEESRRRRGFRGAREALFLLRRPRAKAKFMGMNGWAGSLVRCKIICRNSVCKTMWQTMRSCTKMIFSKQPWATKRQDKAQARQKSKLPPTEVSGSSSTGPLPNHISRLRASTSDIIGRTTV, encoded by the exons ATGGGTCTGGGAATCAGGGCAGTAGAAGAAAGCCGCCGGAGGCGCGGTTTCCGCGGTGCTCGGGAAGCTTTGTTCTTGCTCCGGCGGCCACGGGCCAAAGCGAAGTTCATGGGGATGAATGGATGGGCTGGTAGCCTGGTACG GTGCAAAATAATATGCAGGAACTCAGTATGCAAAACAATGTGGCAAACTATGCGGTCTTGCACCAAAATGATTTTCAGTAAGCAGCCATGGGCAACTAAG AGGCAGGATAAAGCACAGGCAAGACAGAAGAGTAAATTACCGCCAACAGAGGTGTCAGGAAGCTCTTCAACAGGTCCCTTGCCTAACCATATCTCCCGCCTCCGAGCCTCTACATCAGACATTATAGGCAGGACAACAGTGTAG
- the LOC124675573 gene encoding universal stress protein A-like protein — protein MAAQPEQKMMVAIDESECSNYALEWALRNLAPRRLVLFTVQPFSPLNYVPAAAGSPLGPSVASPELIRSVNEHQRQLAQALVDKAKAICAEHGVDAETIIEVGDPKETICEAAEKLNVDLLILGSHSRGPIQRFFLGSVSNYCTHHAKCPVLVVKKKE, from the exons ATGGCCGCGCAGCCGGAGCAGAAGATGATGGTGGCGATCGACGAGAGCGAGTGCAGCAACTACGCGCTCGAATGGGCCCTGCGCAACCTCGCGCCCCGCCGCCTCGTCCTCTTCACCGTCCAGCCATTCTCCCCCCTCAACtacgtccccgccgccgccggttccCCGC TTGGCCCGTCGGTGGCGTCGCCGGAGCTCATCAGGTCGGTGAACGAGCACCAGCGGCAGCTCGCCCAGGCGCTCGTCGACAAGGCCAAGGCCATCTGCGCCGAACACGGG GTTGATGCTGAGACCATCATCGAGGTGGGTGATCCCAAGGAAACCATATGCGAAGCTGCAGAGAAGTTGAATGTCGATTTGCTCATCCTGGGAAGCCACAGCCGTGGACCTATACAAAG GTTTTTCCTCGGAAGTGTGAGCAACTATTGTACCCACCACGCAAAGTGTCCCGTTCTTGTCGTGAAGAAGAAAGAATGA
- the LOC124679227 gene encoding uncharacterized protein LOC124679227 isoform X2 gives MGLGIRAVEESRRRRGFRGAREALFLLRRPRAKAKFMGMNGWAGSLVRCKIICRNSVCKTMWQTMRSCTKMIFSKQPWATKTNSMVKVKKKKNARNACEHMLSADGKTLRKRSRIKHRQDRRVNYRQQRCQEALQQVPCLTISPASEPLHQTL, from the exons ATGGGTCTGGGAATCAGGGCAGTAGAAGAAAGCCGCCGGAGGCGCGGTTTCCGCGGTGCTCGGGAAGCTTTGTTCTTGCTCCGGCGGCCACGGGCCAAAGCGAAGTTCATGGGGATGAATGGATGGGCTGGTAGCCTGGTACG GTGCAAAATAATATGCAGGAACTCAGTATGCAAAACAATGTGGCAAACTATGCGGTCTTGCACCAAAATGATTTTCAGTAAGCAGCCATGGGCAACTAAG ACTAATTCCATGGTGAAAGTGAAGAAAAAAAAGAATGCAAGGAATGCGTGTGAGCATATGCTCTCAGCTGATGGCAAAACGCTGCGTAAAAGATCAAG GATAAAGCACAGGCAAGACAGAAGAGTAAATTACCGCCAACAGAGGTGTCAGGAAGCTCTTCAACAGGTCCCTTGCCTAACCATATCTCCCGCCTCCGAGCCTCTACATCAGACATTATAG